A portion of the Prosthecobacter fusiformis genome contains these proteins:
- a CDS encoding FAD-dependent oxidoreductase, translated as MHRTFYILAALAFSIFHSQVAAVPVQAVDVCIYAGTPAGINAAIAARQEGRSVLLVEPSRWVGGILGAGIKPKQDCPIIRAVGGLTQSKVFNFSLSPETLRTDFQQWLKDEQVPVIYGHRLQSLEREGGRIVRLHLEDAPPDETGIPQAAGKHEVSQIIEAKVFIDASYEGDVMAAAGVAYSVGREAHETYGEAPAGVGLPTNWTPLDPYIRPGDPASGLLPLVDADHGRAKGAGDEYTQAYNYRFYVTDDPAKRVPLTPPADYEAAQYEVVGRFVEYLVKTHAQDAKKLQASLSMIFPGWRNQGEYNYQRQSLITMAPLGLSRYYQDGDYTARARVWKQHQDYLRGLHHFMSTDARVPEKFRAYTASLGLDKTKHEETNGWPNQLYVRLTRRMDGPYRLTHADVLNTTQVSDSVGLALYGVDIYPVRRYAAKNPETGELGIATEGNMFIGGAKGTGHPYAIPYRAITPKVEQCSNLLVPVCISASYIAYASARMEPVFCILGESAGVAAAQAIDAGETVQAIDVAKLQKRLLERGQILEWTAEK; from the coding sequence ATGCATCGTACTTTTTACATCCTGGCAGCTCTGGCTTTTTCCATTTTTCATTCGCAGGTGGCGGCGGTGCCGGTGCAAGCGGTGGATGTGTGCATTTATGCGGGGACGCCGGCGGGGATCAATGCGGCGATTGCGGCGCGGCAGGAGGGGCGAAGTGTGCTGCTGGTGGAGCCTTCTCGCTGGGTAGGGGGGATCCTGGGGGCGGGTATTAAACCGAAGCAGGATTGCCCGATCATCCGTGCGGTGGGCGGATTGACGCAGAGCAAGGTATTCAATTTTAGCCTGTCGCCGGAGACGCTACGCACGGACTTTCAGCAATGGCTGAAGGATGAGCAGGTGCCGGTGATTTATGGCCACCGGCTGCAGAGTCTTGAGCGGGAGGGGGGCCGCATCGTGCGCCTGCACCTGGAGGATGCGCCGCCGGATGAAACGGGTATCCCGCAGGCGGCGGGCAAGCATGAGGTTTCGCAGATTATTGAGGCGAAGGTTTTCATCGATGCCAGCTATGAGGGGGATGTGATGGCCGCGGCGGGCGTGGCTTATTCGGTGGGGCGGGAGGCGCATGAAACGTATGGTGAAGCACCTGCTGGGGTGGGCCTGCCGACGAACTGGACGCCGCTGGATCCGTATATCCGCCCGGGGGATCCGGCCAGTGGTCTGCTGCCACTGGTGGATGCAGATCATGGCCGCGCCAAGGGGGCGGGGGATGAGTATACGCAGGCTTATAATTACCGCTTTTATGTGACGGATGATCCGGCGAAGCGTGTGCCGCTGACGCCGCCTGCGGACTATGAGGCGGCGCAGTATGAGGTGGTGGGCCGTTTTGTGGAATACCTGGTGAAGACGCACGCGCAGGATGCGAAAAAGCTCCAGGCGAGCCTGAGCATGATTTTCCCGGGCTGGAGAAACCAGGGGGAATACAATTACCAACGCCAGTCTTTGATCACGATGGCTCCGCTGGGCCTGAGCCGGTATTATCAGGATGGGGATTACACGGCACGGGCGCGGGTGTGGAAACAGCATCAGGATTACCTGCGGGGCCTGCATCATTTCATGAGCACGGATGCTCGGGTGCCGGAGAAATTCCGCGCGTACACGGCGTCCCTGGGGCTGGACAAGACGAAGCATGAGGAGACCAACGGTTGGCCTAACCAGCTATACGTCCGCCTGACCCGGCGGATGGACGGGCCCTACAGGCTGACGCATGCGGATGTGCTGAATACGACTCAGGTTTCAGACAGTGTGGGCCTGGCTCTTTATGGGGTGGATATTTATCCGGTGCGCCGGTATGCGGCAAAGAATCCTGAAACGGGAGAGCTAGGCATCGCGACGGAAGGGAATATGTTCATCGGCGGGGCGAAGGGGACGGGCCACCCGTATGCGATCCCGTACCGGGCCATCACGCCGAAGGTGGAGCAATGCAGCAACCTGCTGGTGCCGGTTTGCATCTCGGCCAGCTACATCGCGTATGCCTCGGCCCGGATGGAGCCGGTGTTTTGTATCCTGGGGGAATCGGCTGGGGTGGCGGCTGCGCAGGCGATCGATGCGGGGGAGACGGTGCAGGCGATTGATGTGGCGAAGCTGCAAAAGCGGCTGCTGGAGCGCGGGCAGATCCTGGAGTGGACGGCGGAGAAGTGA
- the bioB gene encoding biotin synthase BioB, whose amino-acid sequence MNYADLHRIYHQPFFDLIKQARAIHEEHWTNNEVQLCTLLSIKTGGCSEDCGYCAQSARYTTGVQAEKLMEKDEVMERARAARANGSTRFCMGAAWKGVRVGTQKFNQVVDIVKDVSTLGMEVCVTLGQLGAEEAAILKEAGVTAYNHNIDTSPEHYPNIVSTHTYDDRLSTIRHAQDAGMSVCCGGILGLGETIEDRLKMLEVLSNFNPHPESVPINALMPMKGTPMSENVQVDSFSLVRMIAVTRIAIPRAKVRLSAGRTNLSREAQALAFFAGANSIFYGDKLLTAANPRANEDLALLAELGLSAQQPNPDMSAPVADEVRELAPACQVGCGV is encoded by the coding sequence ATGAACTACGCTGATCTCCACCGCATCTACCACCAGCCCTTCTTTGACCTCATCAAGCAGGCACGTGCCATTCATGAGGAGCATTGGACGAATAATGAGGTGCAGCTTTGCACGCTGCTGAGCATCAAGACGGGCGGTTGCAGTGAGGACTGCGGTTACTGTGCGCAGAGCGCGCGCTATACGACGGGTGTACAGGCGGAAAAGCTGATGGAAAAGGACGAGGTGATGGAGCGTGCACGTGCGGCGCGGGCCAATGGCTCCACCCGGTTTTGCATGGGCGCGGCCTGGAAGGGTGTGCGCGTGGGCACGCAGAAATTTAACCAGGTGGTGGACATCGTGAAGGATGTGTCCACGCTGGGCATGGAGGTGTGTGTGACGCTGGGCCAACTGGGCGCAGAGGAGGCGGCCATCCTGAAGGAAGCGGGCGTGACGGCTTACAATCACAACATTGATACCAGCCCTGAGCATTACCCAAACATCGTCAGCACGCATACGTATGATGACCGCCTGAGCACCATCCGCCACGCGCAGGATGCCGGCATGTCCGTCTGCTGCGGGGGCATCCTGGGCCTCGGTGAGACGATTGAGGATCGCCTAAAGATGCTGGAAGTGCTGAGCAATTTCAATCCGCATCCAGAGAGTGTGCCGATCAATGCGCTGATGCCGATGAAGGGCACGCCGATGAGCGAAAACGTGCAGGTGGATAGCTTCTCGCTGGTGCGCATGATCGCCGTGACCCGCATCGCCATTCCGCGTGCGAAGGTGCGCTTGAGCGCCGGGCGCACGAACCTGAGCCGCGAAGCCCAGGCCCTGGCCTTCTTTGCAGGCGCGAATTCGATTTTCTACGGGGACAAGTTGCTGACGGCGGCGAATCCACGCGCCAATGAAGACCTGGCGCTGCTGGCGGAGCTGGGGCTTTCTGCGCAGCAACCGAATCCGGATATGAGTGCGCCGGTGGCGGATGAAGTCCGCGAGCTGGCTCCTGCGTGCCAGGTGGGCTGCGGGGTGTGA
- the lpxD gene encoding UDP-3-O-(3-hydroxymyristoyl)glucosamine N-acyltransferase, protein MNIALSELAELLEGQLLSGSPETRVTGFASLREALAGDLSFYYDARYKDRLMETKATAVLVPEGLEKCPDKVACIAVKNPSHAFEKVVDTYGYQATAFEPVIHPRACIAEDVKADLSKISVAACAVIESGAQIGDGTEIGAGCFVGRNAVIGAGCKLFANVTVYEACELGDRVILHSGTVIGADGFGYEFDKGRHRKVRQAGIVQIDNDVEIGAGTMVDRARFGRTWIGEGTKIDNLVQIGHNVIIGKHCIIVAACAIAGSAVIGDYVVIAAQSGVAGHVNVGSFVTLGARSGVTKDIPTGKATYMGFPAMPVMDERRRWASINRLPHLSARVKALEKGQPAAEDE, encoded by the coding sequence ATGAACATCGCCCTTTCTGAATTGGCTGAACTGTTGGAAGGCCAGCTTCTCTCTGGCAGTCCTGAAACCCGTGTCACTGGCTTTGCATCGCTGAGGGAGGCGCTGGCGGGCGACCTGAGCTTTTATTATGATGCGCGGTATAAGGACCGGCTGATGGAGACCAAGGCGACGGCGGTGCTGGTGCCGGAAGGGCTGGAAAAATGCCCTGACAAAGTGGCGTGCATCGCGGTGAAAAATCCTTCTCACGCTTTTGAAAAGGTGGTGGATACGTATGGCTATCAGGCCACGGCTTTTGAGCCGGTTATTCATCCACGGGCCTGCATCGCGGAGGATGTGAAGGCGGACCTTTCCAAGATCTCAGTCGCGGCTTGTGCGGTGATCGAGAGCGGGGCACAGATCGGCGATGGGACGGAAATCGGGGCGGGATGTTTTGTGGGCCGCAATGCGGTGATCGGGGCGGGGTGCAAGCTCTTCGCGAACGTCACGGTGTATGAGGCCTGTGAGCTGGGAGACCGGGTGATCCTGCATTCAGGTACGGTCATCGGGGCGGACGGGTTTGGGTATGAATTTGATAAAGGCCGTCATCGCAAGGTCCGCCAGGCCGGGATTGTGCAGATCGACAATGATGTGGAGATCGGCGCGGGGACGATGGTGGACCGGGCGCGCTTTGGCCGCACGTGGATCGGTGAAGGGACGAAGATCGATAACTTGGTGCAGATCGGTCACAATGTGATCATCGGGAAGCATTGCATCATCGTGGCGGCGTGTGCCATCGCGGGGAGTGCGGTGATCGGGGATTACGTGGTCATCGCGGCACAGAGCGGGGTGGCGGGGCATGTGAATGTCGGGTCGTTTGTGACGCTGGGGGCGCGCAGCGGGGTGACGAAGGACATCCCTACGGGCAAGGCAACTTACATGGGCTTCCCTGCGATGCCGGTGATGGATGAGCGCCGCCGCTGGGCGAGCATCAACCGTCTTCCGCATCTGTCTGCACGGGTGAAGGCTCTGGAAAAAGGCCAGCCTGCTGCGGAGGATGAGTGA
- a CDS encoding MauE/DoxX family redox-associated membrane protein gives MSRLFHLFLHLLFGGVFVYAGLLKAWDPASFVMDVRSFDLVPDPYAAWVAMFLPWLEVFSGLAVITSLFRKGGLLILNTSLLAFLIAIGISWHRGIDIQCGCFGSSQASSNYLDLILRDAALLLLGLYLQLRPTRPAVLKSDA, from the coding sequence ATGTCCCGTCTCTTTCACCTCTTCCTGCACCTCCTCTTCGGCGGCGTCTTTGTTTATGCAGGTCTGCTCAAGGCCTGGGACCCCGCCTCTTTCGTCATGGATGTCCGCAGCTTTGACCTCGTGCCGGACCCCTACGCCGCCTGGGTCGCCATGTTCCTTCCTTGGTTGGAGGTCTTCAGCGGCCTCGCCGTCATCACCAGCCTCTTTAGAAAAGGCGGCCTCCTCATCCTCAATACCAGCCTGCTCGCCTTCCTCATCGCCATCGGCATCTCCTGGCATCGCGGCATCGATATCCAGTGTGGCTGCTTCGGCAGCAGCCAGGCCAGTTCCAACTATCTCGACCTGATCCTGCGGGATGCCGCCCTCCTCCTCCTCGGCCTCTACCTGCAGCTTCGCCCCACCCGGCCAGCCGTCTTAAAATCAGACGCATGA